In a single window of the Nocardioides sp. L-11A genome:
- a CDS encoding acetate--CoA ligase family protein, with the protein MQTPTDRTRLGDLRSFRDPRSVAVVGASDDPAKWGYWIAQGALLGAHRRAVWLVNRSAGTVQGQPAHTSVAALPGTPELVVLCVPAAHVEAVVEESLERGVRAFLAITAGVAADDRLRERLAAAGARLVGPNSLGLFDADTDLQLAWGHFTPGRIGIVSQSGQLGSEIANLAARAGLGVSRFVSVGNQYDVRAPELLEDLIDHDATRIVALYLESFAGGDDLVGILRRLRAAGKHTLVLATGASEGSKRLAASHTGSMTSAIDVVDAACRAAGAVRVTTPTELVEVARFLSVAEAPAGVRVAVVSDSGGQGGVAADVAGALGLDTPVFSAALQADLAGLLPAGASVANPIDLAGAGEADLMTYAVLCERLVASGEVDAVLLSGYLGCYGEDTPALLDQELAVVDRLARMAQDSHVPLVVHTMSAGSGAVARMWEHDIPTYPAVESALRAVARAHHLAAYPGRDLDRPASRDLGARPGYWAARDLLGRIGVPLPPGVLVGTVGEARAAAGVLRAPYVLKAGWLAHKSEHGGVVLGLGSADDLAGAFAEMHGRLGDGEYVVEEQDRRGDVVEFLVGARRDRDFGPLVTVGAGGTEAELWRDVRTELAPVDRATATAMVDALRSRPLLAGWRGRPAVDVDALVDVIVAAGAALAADPGVAELEINPVRVSPAGLLAVDGLVAARDEEAGR; encoded by the coding sequence GTGCAGACCCCCACCGACCGGACGCGCCTCGGCGACCTCCGATCGTTCCGTGACCCCCGCTCGGTCGCTGTCGTCGGCGCCTCCGACGACCCTGCCAAGTGGGGCTACTGGATCGCCCAGGGCGCCCTCCTGGGAGCGCACCGCCGCGCCGTGTGGCTGGTCAACCGGTCCGCCGGCACGGTGCAGGGACAGCCGGCGCACACGTCCGTCGCGGCGCTGCCGGGCACGCCCGAGCTCGTCGTCCTGTGCGTGCCGGCCGCGCACGTCGAGGCCGTCGTCGAGGAGAGCCTCGAGCGCGGAGTGCGGGCCTTCCTCGCGATCACCGCGGGTGTCGCCGCCGACGACCGGCTCCGCGAGCGGCTCGCCGCCGCGGGCGCCCGCCTGGTCGGCCCCAACAGCCTCGGCCTGTTCGACGCCGACACCGACCTGCAGCTGGCCTGGGGGCACTTCACCCCCGGGCGGATCGGGATCGTCTCCCAGAGCGGCCAGCTCGGCTCGGAGATCGCGAACCTCGCGGCCCGGGCCGGACTCGGCGTCTCGCGGTTCGTCTCGGTCGGCAACCAGTACGACGTCCGCGCGCCCGAGCTGCTCGAGGACCTCATCGACCACGACGCCACGCGGATCGTCGCGCTCTACCTGGAGAGCTTCGCCGGAGGCGACGACCTGGTCGGGATCCTGCGGCGGCTGCGCGCCGCGGGCAAGCACACCTTGGTGCTGGCCACCGGCGCCAGCGAGGGCAGCAAGCGCCTCGCGGCCAGCCACACCGGCTCGATGACCTCGGCGATCGACGTCGTCGACGCCGCATGCCGGGCCGCCGGGGCGGTGCGGGTGACCACACCGACCGAACTGGTCGAGGTGGCCCGTTTCCTGTCCGTGGCCGAGGCGCCGGCAGGTGTCCGGGTCGCGGTCGTCAGCGACAGCGGGGGGCAGGGCGGCGTCGCCGCCGACGTCGCCGGCGCGCTCGGGCTGGACACCCCGGTCTTCTCCGCCGCGCTCCAGGCCGATCTCGCCGGCCTGCTGCCCGCGGGCGCGTCGGTCGCCAACCCGATCGACCTCGCCGGCGCCGGCGAGGCCGACCTGATGACCTATGCCGTGCTCTGCGAGCGGCTGGTCGCCTCCGGCGAGGTCGACGCCGTGCTGCTGTCGGGCTACCTCGGCTGCTACGGCGAGGACACGCCCGCCCTGCTCGACCAGGAGCTCGCCGTCGTCGACCGGCTCGCCCGGATGGCCCAGGACTCCCACGTCCCGCTCGTCGTGCACACGATGAGCGCCGGCTCCGGCGCGGTCGCGCGGATGTGGGAGCACGACATCCCGACCTACCCCGCCGTCGAGTCGGCACTGCGAGCGGTGGCCCGCGCGCACCACCTCGCGGCGTACCCGGGTCGTGACCTCGACCGACCCGCGTCGCGCGACCTCGGCGCCCGGCCCGGCTACTGGGCCGCGCGCGACCTGCTCGGCCGGATCGGCGTCCCGCTGCCGCCCGGCGTCCTCGTCGGCACGGTGGGCGAGGCCCGGGCCGCGGCCGGCGTGCTGCGCGCGCCGTACGTGCTCAAGGCCGGCTGGCTCGCCCACAAGAGCGAGCATGGCGGCGTGGTGCTGGGGCTTGGCTCGGCCGACGATCTCGCCGGTGCGTTCGCCGAGATGCACGGTCGACTCGGCGACGGCGAGTACGTCGTCGAGGAGCAGGACCGGCGCGGGGACGTCGTCGAATTCCTCGTCGGCGCCCGCCGCGACCGCGACTTCGGGCCGCTCGTCACCGTCGGCGCCGGAGGCACCGAGGCCGAGCTGTGGCGCGACGTCCGCACCGAGCTCGCCCCCGTCGACCGGGCCACGGCGACCGCGATGGTCGACGCCCTGCGCAGCCGCCCGCTGCTCGCCGGCTGGCGCGGCCGGCCCGCGGTCGACGTCGATGCCCTGGTCGACGTGATCGTGGCCGCCGGCGCGGCCCTCGCCGCCGACCCGGGCGTCGCCGAACTGGAGATCAACCCGGTGCGGGTCTCGCCGGCCGGGCTGCTCGCCGTCGACGGTCTCGTCGCCGCACGTGACGAGGAGGCGGGACGATGA